A genomic region of Jaculus jaculus isolate mJacJac1 chromosome 10, mJacJac1.mat.Y.cur, whole genome shotgun sequence contains the following coding sequences:
- the LOC101612876 gene encoding transient receptor potential cation channel subfamily V member 6 isoform X3 → MKSASERRYEESQAVWLLTGARQIWESPLLLAAKENDVQALSKLLKFEGCDVHQRGAMGETALHIAALYDNLEAAMVLMEAAPELVFEPMTSELYEGQTALHIAVMNQNVNLVRALLARGASVSARATGSAFHCSPHNLIYYGEHPLSFAACVGSEEIVRLLIEHGADIRAQDSLGNTVLHILTLQPNKTFACQMYNLLLSYDGGDHLQSLELIPNHQGLTPFKLAGVEGNTVMFQHLMQKRKHIQWTYGPLTSTLYDLTEIDSSGDEQSLLELIVTTKKREARQILDQTPMKELVSLKWKRYGRPYFCVLGAIYVLYIVCFTMCCVYRPLKPRTTNRTNPRDNTLLQQKLLQEAYVTPTDDLRLVGELVSIIGAVIILLVEIPDIFRLGVTRFFGQTILGGPFHVIIITYAFMVLVTMVMRLTNADGEVVPMSFALVLGWCNVMYFARGFQMLGPFTIMIQKMIFGDLMRFCWLMAVVILGFASAFYIIFQTEDPDELGHFYDYPMALFSTFELFLTIIDGPANYDVDLPFMYSITYAAFAIIATLLMLNLLIAMMGDTHWRVAHERDELWRAQVVATTVMLERKLPRCLWPRSGICGRDYGLGDRWFLRVEDRQDLNRQRIRRYARAFQQPDGYCSEDLDKDSGEKLELPRPFGAYLSFPTPSVSRSTSRSSTNWERLRQGTLRRDLRGKVNRGLEDGEGWEYQI, encoded by the exons ATGAAGTCTGCCTCGGAGAGACGATATGAAGAGAGCCAGGCTGTGTGGTTGCTGACAGGAGCTCGGCA GATCTGGGAGTCTCCTCTCCTTCTAGCTGCCAAAGAAAATGATGTCCAGGCCCTGAGCAAGCTTCTCAAATTCGAAGGCTGTGATGTGCACCAGAGAG GAGCCATGGGAGAGACAGCCCTGCACATAGCAGCCCTCTATGACAACCTGGAGGCCGCCATGGTGCTGATGGAAGCGGCTCCAGAGCTGGTCTTTGAGCCCATGACATCTGAACTATATGAAG GTCAGACTGCACTGCACATCGCAGTCATGAACCAGAATGTGAACCTGGTGCGCGCCTTGCTCGCCAGGGGGGCCAGCGTCTCTGCCAGAGCTACAGGCTCTGCCTTCCACTGCAGTCCCCACAACCTCATCTACTACG gggagCACCCTTTGTCCTTCGCTGCCTGTGTGGGCAGCGAGGAGATCGTGCGGCTGCTTATTGAGCACGGAGCTGACATCCGGGCCCAGGACTCCCTGG GAAACACAGTCCTGCATATCCTCACCCTGCAGCCCAACAAAACCTTTGCCTGCCAGATGTACAACCTGCTGCTGTCCTATGATGGAGGGGACCACCTGCAGTCTCTGGAACTCATACCCAACCACCAGGGTCTCACCCCCTTCAAGCTGGCTGGAGTTGAGGGCAACACCGTG ATGTTCCAACATCTGATGCAGAAGCGGAAACACATCCAGTGGACGTACGGGCCACTGACCTCCACCCTCTACGACCTCACAGAAATCGACTCCTCGGGTGACGAGCAATCCCTGCTGGAGCTCATTGTCACTACCAAGAAGCGAGAA GCTCGCCAGATCTTGGACCAGACGCCCATGAAGGAGCTGGTGAGCCTCAAGTGGAAGAGGTACGGGCGGCCTTACTTCTGCGTGCTGGGTGCCATCTACGTGCTGTACATCGTCTGCTTCACCATGTGCTGCGTCTACCGACCCCTCAAGCCCAGGACCACGAACCGCACCAACCCCCGGGACAACACCCTCCTGCAGCAGAAGCTACTTCAG GAGGCCTATGTGACTCCCACAGATGACCTCCGGCTGGTGGGGGAGCTGGTGAGCATCATTGGAGCTGTGATCATCTTACTGGTAGAG ATTCCAGACATCTTCAGGTTGGGGGTCACTCGCTTCTTTGGACAGACCATCCTTGGGGGGCCTTTCCATGTCATCAT TATCACATATGCCTTCATGGTGCTGGTGACAATGGTGATGCGGCTCACTAATGCAGACGGAGAGGTGGTGCCCATGTCCTTTGCCTTGGTGTTGGGCTGGTGCAATGTCATGTATTTTGCCAGAGGATTTCAGATGCTGGGTCCCTTCACCATCATGATCCAAAAG ATGATTTTTGGTGACTTGATGAGATTCTGCTGGCTGATGGCTGTGGTTATCCTGGGCTTTGCTTCAG CCTTCTATATCATCTTCCAGACAGAGGACCCTGATGAGCTGGGCCACTTCTACGACTACCCCATGGCACTGTTCAGCACCTTCGAGCTATTCCTCACCATCATCGACGGCCCTGCCAACTATGACGTGGACCTGCCCTTCATGTACAGCATCACCTACGCCGCCTTTGCCATCATCGCCACGCTGCTCATGCTCAACCTTCTCATCGCCATGATGGGCGACACCCACTGGCGGGTGGCTCACGAGAGGGATGAGCTCTGGAGGGCCCAG GTCGTGGCCACCACAGTGATGCTGGAGAGGAAGCTGCCCCGCTGCCTGTGGCCCCGCTCTGGGATCTGTGGGCGTGACTACGGGCTGGGCGATCGCTGGTTCCTGAG ggtggaagacaggcaggatCTCAACCGGCAGCGGATCCGACGTTATGCGCGGGCCTTCCAGCAGCCCGACGGCTACTGCTCTGAGGACTTAGACAAAGACTCAGGGGAAAAGCTGGAGCTGCCCAGGCCCTTTGGCGCCTACCTGTCCTTCCCTACACCCTCTGTGTCTCGAAGTACTTCCCGCAGCAGCACTAACTGGGAGAGGCTTCGGCAAGGGACCCTGAGGAGGGACCTGCGAGGGAAGGTCAACCGGGGCCTGGAAGATGGGGAAGGCTGGGAGTACCAGATCTGA
- the LOC101612876 gene encoding transient receptor potential cation channel subfamily V member 6 isoform X4, protein MGWSLPKEKGLILCLWNKFCRWFHRQESWAQSRDEQNLLQQKRIWESPLLLAAKENDVQALSKLLKFEGCDVHQRGAMGETALHIAALYDNLEAAMVLMEAAPELVFEPMTSELYEGEHPLSFAACVGSEEIVRLLIEHGADIRAQDSLGNTVLHILTLQPNKTFACQMYNLLLSYDGGDHLQSLELIPNHQGLTPFKLAGVEGNTVMFQHLMQKRKHIQWTYGPLTSTLYDLTEIDSSGDEQSLLELIVTTKKREARQILDQTPMKELVSLKWKRYGRPYFCVLGAIYVLYIVCFTMCCVYRPLKPRTTNRTNPRDNTLLQQKLLQEAYVTPTDDLRLVGELVSIIGAVIILLVEIPDIFRLGVTRFFGQTILGGPFHVIIITYAFMVLVTMVMRLTNADGEVVPMSFALVLGWCNVMYFARGFQMLGPFTIMIQKMIFGDLMRFCWLMAVVILGFASAFYIIFQTEDPDELGHFYDYPMALFSTFELFLTIIDGPANYDVDLPFMYSITYAAFAIIATLLMLNLLIAMMGDTHWRVAHERDELWRAQVVATTVMLERKLPRCLWPRSGICGRDYGLGDRWFLRVEDRQDLNRQRIRRYARAFQQPDGYCSEDLDKDSGEKLELPRPFGAYLSFPTPSVSRSTSRSSTNWERLRQGTLRRDLRGKVNRGLEDGEGWEYQI, encoded by the exons ATGGGGTGGTCACTGCCCAAGGAGAAAGGGTTAATACTCTGCCTATGGAACAAGTTCTGCAGATGGTTCCACAGACAAGAGTCCTGGGCTCAGAGCCGAGATGAACAGAATCtgctgcaacagaagag GATCTGGGAGTCTCCTCTCCTTCTAGCTGCCAAAGAAAATGATGTCCAGGCCCTGAGCAAGCTTCTCAAATTCGAAGGCTGTGATGTGCACCAGAGAG GAGCCATGGGAGAGACAGCCCTGCACATAGCAGCCCTCTATGACAACCTGGAGGCCGCCATGGTGCTGATGGAAGCGGCTCCAGAGCTGGTCTTTGAGCCCATGACATCTGAACTATATGAAG gggagCACCCTTTGTCCTTCGCTGCCTGTGTGGGCAGCGAGGAGATCGTGCGGCTGCTTATTGAGCACGGAGCTGACATCCGGGCCCAGGACTCCCTGG GAAACACAGTCCTGCATATCCTCACCCTGCAGCCCAACAAAACCTTTGCCTGCCAGATGTACAACCTGCTGCTGTCCTATGATGGAGGGGACCACCTGCAGTCTCTGGAACTCATACCCAACCACCAGGGTCTCACCCCCTTCAAGCTGGCTGGAGTTGAGGGCAACACCGTG ATGTTCCAACATCTGATGCAGAAGCGGAAACACATCCAGTGGACGTACGGGCCACTGACCTCCACCCTCTACGACCTCACAGAAATCGACTCCTCGGGTGACGAGCAATCCCTGCTGGAGCTCATTGTCACTACCAAGAAGCGAGAA GCTCGCCAGATCTTGGACCAGACGCCCATGAAGGAGCTGGTGAGCCTCAAGTGGAAGAGGTACGGGCGGCCTTACTTCTGCGTGCTGGGTGCCATCTACGTGCTGTACATCGTCTGCTTCACCATGTGCTGCGTCTACCGACCCCTCAAGCCCAGGACCACGAACCGCACCAACCCCCGGGACAACACCCTCCTGCAGCAGAAGCTACTTCAG GAGGCCTATGTGACTCCCACAGATGACCTCCGGCTGGTGGGGGAGCTGGTGAGCATCATTGGAGCTGTGATCATCTTACTGGTAGAG ATTCCAGACATCTTCAGGTTGGGGGTCACTCGCTTCTTTGGACAGACCATCCTTGGGGGGCCTTTCCATGTCATCAT TATCACATATGCCTTCATGGTGCTGGTGACAATGGTGATGCGGCTCACTAATGCAGACGGAGAGGTGGTGCCCATGTCCTTTGCCTTGGTGTTGGGCTGGTGCAATGTCATGTATTTTGCCAGAGGATTTCAGATGCTGGGTCCCTTCACCATCATGATCCAAAAG ATGATTTTTGGTGACTTGATGAGATTCTGCTGGCTGATGGCTGTGGTTATCCTGGGCTTTGCTTCAG CCTTCTATATCATCTTCCAGACAGAGGACCCTGATGAGCTGGGCCACTTCTACGACTACCCCATGGCACTGTTCAGCACCTTCGAGCTATTCCTCACCATCATCGACGGCCCTGCCAACTATGACGTGGACCTGCCCTTCATGTACAGCATCACCTACGCCGCCTTTGCCATCATCGCCACGCTGCTCATGCTCAACCTTCTCATCGCCATGATGGGCGACACCCACTGGCGGGTGGCTCACGAGAGGGATGAGCTCTGGAGGGCCCAG GTCGTGGCCACCACAGTGATGCTGGAGAGGAAGCTGCCCCGCTGCCTGTGGCCCCGCTCTGGGATCTGTGGGCGTGACTACGGGCTGGGCGATCGCTGGTTCCTGAG ggtggaagacaggcaggatCTCAACCGGCAGCGGATCCGACGTTATGCGCGGGCCTTCCAGCAGCCCGACGGCTACTGCTCTGAGGACTTAGACAAAGACTCAGGGGAAAAGCTGGAGCTGCCCAGGCCCTTTGGCGCCTACCTGTCCTTCCCTACACCCTCTGTGTCTCGAAGTACTTCCCGCAGCAGCACTAACTGGGAGAGGCTTCGGCAAGGGACCCTGAGGAGGGACCTGCGAGGGAAGGTCAACCGGGGCCTGGAAGATGGGGAAGGCTGGGAGTACCAGATCTGA
- the LOC101612876 gene encoding transient receptor potential cation channel subfamily V member 6 isoform X2 yields the protein MGWSLPKEKGLILCLWNKFCRWFHRQESWAQSRDEQNLLQQKRIWESPLLLAAKENDVQALSKLLKFEGCDVHQRGAMGETALHIAALYDNLEAAMVLMEAAPELVFEPMTSELYEGQTALHIAVMNQNVNLVRALLARGASVSARATGSAFHCSPHNLIYYGEHPLSFAACVGSEEIVRLLIEHGADIRAQDSLGNTVLHILTLQPNKTFACQMYNLLLSYDGGDHLQSLELIPNHQGLTPFKLAGVEGNTVMFQHLMQKRKHIQWTYGPLTSTLYDLTEIDSSGDEQSLLELIVTTKKREARQILDQTPMKELVSLKWKRYGRPYFCVLGAIYVLYIVCFTMCCVYRPLKPRTTNRTNPRDNTLLQQKLLQEAYVTPTDDLRLVGELIPDIFRLGVTRFFGQTILGGPFHVIIITYAFMVLVTMVMRLTNADGEVVPMSFALVLGWCNVMYFARGFQMLGPFTIMIQKMIFGDLMRFCWLMAVVILGFASAFYIIFQTEDPDELGHFYDYPMALFSTFELFLTIIDGPANYDVDLPFMYSITYAAFAIIATLLMLNLLIAMMGDTHWRVAHERDELWRAQVVATTVMLERKLPRCLWPRSGICGRDYGLGDRWFLRVEDRQDLNRQRIRRYARAFQQPDGYCSEDLDKDSGEKLELPRPFGAYLSFPTPSVSRSTSRSSTNWERLRQGTLRRDLRGKVNRGLEDGEGWEYQI from the exons ATGGGGTGGTCACTGCCCAAGGAGAAAGGGTTAATACTCTGCCTATGGAACAAGTTCTGCAGATGGTTCCACAGACAAGAGTCCTGGGCTCAGAGCCGAGATGAACAGAATCtgctgcaacagaagag GATCTGGGAGTCTCCTCTCCTTCTAGCTGCCAAAGAAAATGATGTCCAGGCCCTGAGCAAGCTTCTCAAATTCGAAGGCTGTGATGTGCACCAGAGAG GAGCCATGGGAGAGACAGCCCTGCACATAGCAGCCCTCTATGACAACCTGGAGGCCGCCATGGTGCTGATGGAAGCGGCTCCAGAGCTGGTCTTTGAGCCCATGACATCTGAACTATATGAAG GTCAGACTGCACTGCACATCGCAGTCATGAACCAGAATGTGAACCTGGTGCGCGCCTTGCTCGCCAGGGGGGCCAGCGTCTCTGCCAGAGCTACAGGCTCTGCCTTCCACTGCAGTCCCCACAACCTCATCTACTACG gggagCACCCTTTGTCCTTCGCTGCCTGTGTGGGCAGCGAGGAGATCGTGCGGCTGCTTATTGAGCACGGAGCTGACATCCGGGCCCAGGACTCCCTGG GAAACACAGTCCTGCATATCCTCACCCTGCAGCCCAACAAAACCTTTGCCTGCCAGATGTACAACCTGCTGCTGTCCTATGATGGAGGGGACCACCTGCAGTCTCTGGAACTCATACCCAACCACCAGGGTCTCACCCCCTTCAAGCTGGCTGGAGTTGAGGGCAACACCGTG ATGTTCCAACATCTGATGCAGAAGCGGAAACACATCCAGTGGACGTACGGGCCACTGACCTCCACCCTCTACGACCTCACAGAAATCGACTCCTCGGGTGACGAGCAATCCCTGCTGGAGCTCATTGTCACTACCAAGAAGCGAGAA GCTCGCCAGATCTTGGACCAGACGCCCATGAAGGAGCTGGTGAGCCTCAAGTGGAAGAGGTACGGGCGGCCTTACTTCTGCGTGCTGGGTGCCATCTACGTGCTGTACATCGTCTGCTTCACCATGTGCTGCGTCTACCGACCCCTCAAGCCCAGGACCACGAACCGCACCAACCCCCGGGACAACACCCTCCTGCAGCAGAAGCTACTTCAG GAGGCCTATGTGACTCCCACAGATGACCTCCGGCTGGTGGGGGAGCTG ATTCCAGACATCTTCAGGTTGGGGGTCACTCGCTTCTTTGGACAGACCATCCTTGGGGGGCCTTTCCATGTCATCAT TATCACATATGCCTTCATGGTGCTGGTGACAATGGTGATGCGGCTCACTAATGCAGACGGAGAGGTGGTGCCCATGTCCTTTGCCTTGGTGTTGGGCTGGTGCAATGTCATGTATTTTGCCAGAGGATTTCAGATGCTGGGTCCCTTCACCATCATGATCCAAAAG ATGATTTTTGGTGACTTGATGAGATTCTGCTGGCTGATGGCTGTGGTTATCCTGGGCTTTGCTTCAG CCTTCTATATCATCTTCCAGACAGAGGACCCTGATGAGCTGGGCCACTTCTACGACTACCCCATGGCACTGTTCAGCACCTTCGAGCTATTCCTCACCATCATCGACGGCCCTGCCAACTATGACGTGGACCTGCCCTTCATGTACAGCATCACCTACGCCGCCTTTGCCATCATCGCCACGCTGCTCATGCTCAACCTTCTCATCGCCATGATGGGCGACACCCACTGGCGGGTGGCTCACGAGAGGGATGAGCTCTGGAGGGCCCAG GTCGTGGCCACCACAGTGATGCTGGAGAGGAAGCTGCCCCGCTGCCTGTGGCCCCGCTCTGGGATCTGTGGGCGTGACTACGGGCTGGGCGATCGCTGGTTCCTGAG ggtggaagacaggcaggatCTCAACCGGCAGCGGATCCGACGTTATGCGCGGGCCTTCCAGCAGCCCGACGGCTACTGCTCTGAGGACTTAGACAAAGACTCAGGGGAAAAGCTGGAGCTGCCCAGGCCCTTTGGCGCCTACCTGTCCTTCCCTACACCCTCTGTGTCTCGAAGTACTTCCCGCAGCAGCACTAACTGGGAGAGGCTTCGGCAAGGGACCCTGAGGAGGGACCTGCGAGGGAAGGTCAACCGGGGCCTGGAAGATGGGGAAGGCTGGGAGTACCAGATCTGA
- the LOC101612876 gene encoding transient receptor potential cation channel subfamily V member 6 isoform X1: MGWSLPKEKGLILCLWNKFCRWFHRQESWAQSRDEQNLLQQKRIWESPLLLAAKENDVQALSKLLKFEGCDVHQRGAMGETALHIAALYDNLEAAMVLMEAAPELVFEPMTSELYEGQTALHIAVMNQNVNLVRALLARGASVSARATGSAFHCSPHNLIYYGEHPLSFAACVGSEEIVRLLIEHGADIRAQDSLGNTVLHILTLQPNKTFACQMYNLLLSYDGGDHLQSLELIPNHQGLTPFKLAGVEGNTVMFQHLMQKRKHIQWTYGPLTSTLYDLTEIDSSGDEQSLLELIVTTKKREARQILDQTPMKELVSLKWKRYGRPYFCVLGAIYVLYIVCFTMCCVYRPLKPRTTNRTNPRDNTLLQQKLLQEAYVTPTDDLRLVGELVSIIGAVIILLVEIPDIFRLGVTRFFGQTILGGPFHVIIITYAFMVLVTMVMRLTNADGEVVPMSFALVLGWCNVMYFARGFQMLGPFTIMIQKMIFGDLMRFCWLMAVVILGFASAFYIIFQTEDPDELGHFYDYPMALFSTFELFLTIIDGPANYDVDLPFMYSITYAAFAIIATLLMLNLLIAMMGDTHWRVAHERDELWRAQVVATTVMLERKLPRCLWPRSGICGRDYGLGDRWFLRVEDRQDLNRQRIRRYARAFQQPDGYCSEDLDKDSGEKLELPRPFGAYLSFPTPSVSRSTSRSSTNWERLRQGTLRRDLRGKVNRGLEDGEGWEYQI; the protein is encoded by the exons ATGGGGTGGTCACTGCCCAAGGAGAAAGGGTTAATACTCTGCCTATGGAACAAGTTCTGCAGATGGTTCCACAGACAAGAGTCCTGGGCTCAGAGCCGAGATGAACAGAATCtgctgcaacagaagag GATCTGGGAGTCTCCTCTCCTTCTAGCTGCCAAAGAAAATGATGTCCAGGCCCTGAGCAAGCTTCTCAAATTCGAAGGCTGTGATGTGCACCAGAGAG GAGCCATGGGAGAGACAGCCCTGCACATAGCAGCCCTCTATGACAACCTGGAGGCCGCCATGGTGCTGATGGAAGCGGCTCCAGAGCTGGTCTTTGAGCCCATGACATCTGAACTATATGAAG GTCAGACTGCACTGCACATCGCAGTCATGAACCAGAATGTGAACCTGGTGCGCGCCTTGCTCGCCAGGGGGGCCAGCGTCTCTGCCAGAGCTACAGGCTCTGCCTTCCACTGCAGTCCCCACAACCTCATCTACTACG gggagCACCCTTTGTCCTTCGCTGCCTGTGTGGGCAGCGAGGAGATCGTGCGGCTGCTTATTGAGCACGGAGCTGACATCCGGGCCCAGGACTCCCTGG GAAACACAGTCCTGCATATCCTCACCCTGCAGCCCAACAAAACCTTTGCCTGCCAGATGTACAACCTGCTGCTGTCCTATGATGGAGGGGACCACCTGCAGTCTCTGGAACTCATACCCAACCACCAGGGTCTCACCCCCTTCAAGCTGGCTGGAGTTGAGGGCAACACCGTG ATGTTCCAACATCTGATGCAGAAGCGGAAACACATCCAGTGGACGTACGGGCCACTGACCTCCACCCTCTACGACCTCACAGAAATCGACTCCTCGGGTGACGAGCAATCCCTGCTGGAGCTCATTGTCACTACCAAGAAGCGAGAA GCTCGCCAGATCTTGGACCAGACGCCCATGAAGGAGCTGGTGAGCCTCAAGTGGAAGAGGTACGGGCGGCCTTACTTCTGCGTGCTGGGTGCCATCTACGTGCTGTACATCGTCTGCTTCACCATGTGCTGCGTCTACCGACCCCTCAAGCCCAGGACCACGAACCGCACCAACCCCCGGGACAACACCCTCCTGCAGCAGAAGCTACTTCAG GAGGCCTATGTGACTCCCACAGATGACCTCCGGCTGGTGGGGGAGCTGGTGAGCATCATTGGAGCTGTGATCATCTTACTGGTAGAG ATTCCAGACATCTTCAGGTTGGGGGTCACTCGCTTCTTTGGACAGACCATCCTTGGGGGGCCTTTCCATGTCATCAT TATCACATATGCCTTCATGGTGCTGGTGACAATGGTGATGCGGCTCACTAATGCAGACGGAGAGGTGGTGCCCATGTCCTTTGCCTTGGTGTTGGGCTGGTGCAATGTCATGTATTTTGCCAGAGGATTTCAGATGCTGGGTCCCTTCACCATCATGATCCAAAAG ATGATTTTTGGTGACTTGATGAGATTCTGCTGGCTGATGGCTGTGGTTATCCTGGGCTTTGCTTCAG CCTTCTATATCATCTTCCAGACAGAGGACCCTGATGAGCTGGGCCACTTCTACGACTACCCCATGGCACTGTTCAGCACCTTCGAGCTATTCCTCACCATCATCGACGGCCCTGCCAACTATGACGTGGACCTGCCCTTCATGTACAGCATCACCTACGCCGCCTTTGCCATCATCGCCACGCTGCTCATGCTCAACCTTCTCATCGCCATGATGGGCGACACCCACTGGCGGGTGGCTCACGAGAGGGATGAGCTCTGGAGGGCCCAG GTCGTGGCCACCACAGTGATGCTGGAGAGGAAGCTGCCCCGCTGCCTGTGGCCCCGCTCTGGGATCTGTGGGCGTGACTACGGGCTGGGCGATCGCTGGTTCCTGAG ggtggaagacaggcaggatCTCAACCGGCAGCGGATCCGACGTTATGCGCGGGCCTTCCAGCAGCCCGACGGCTACTGCTCTGAGGACTTAGACAAAGACTCAGGGGAAAAGCTGGAGCTGCCCAGGCCCTTTGGCGCCTACCTGTCCTTCCCTACACCCTCTGTGTCTCGAAGTACTTCCCGCAGCAGCACTAACTGGGAGAGGCTTCGGCAAGGGACCCTGAGGAGGGACCTGCGAGGGAAGGTCAACCGGGGCCTGGAAGATGGGGAAGGCTGGGAGTACCAGATCTGA